TGCATTGATTGATCATAATCCACGTAAATTTGGCCTTTAATAGGTGAAAGGGAGGGATTTTCAGGATCGAGCAATAGATATCCTAGCTGCTGTGAATATAAAGGCAATCAGGTGTTTAATAATTTTGATCTAAAAACACTGATTTGAGCAAACTGCCTGCACAGGTCTGCACAGAAaacctgtgcatcccatgcaggtGAAGACATACCTTTGTATGGAtaggctgcaaaagtggaaatacactttaaaactgCATACATATACAGTagttctgaaataaataaaatgtaaagcagctacctccatttttgtttttaatatacttTGTTGGCAGAAATGATAAGTTACACTGCTCTGGCTGTAATCCCAGAGTTGAACCTGTAACACAAAACCAGGAATCATTGCAGGTTGTATAACTGGATCCAAAAGTTAAAATGCTATATGAGACATGATAAGACATTACAATGACAGCTTTGGGAAGCTGTTAGagtgtggattttttttaaaattaaaatacagataCTTTTGAAGCTCACAGTGTGAGAAGTATCATGCGGCATAATTAAATATTATACTTATAAAGGACATAAGATTGAATACATAGCAAAATCTTTAAGCCAGATAGAAGATCTGGGTAATGATTAGGTCCAGTCCAAACTGTTACATTTGGTACAGTACATTTTTTACCTCTGTGTCAGAAATAAGAAGATAAGGGCACTTATAAATTAAAAACCAGTATCCCAACTGCAAGAAAGTAAATATGTAAAGTAGAAATTGCACTGAAAGGCTCTTTCCAGTGCTAAGCCAGGAATACCACCATTTTGCTTAGGTACAGATTAATAAGGGGATATAGTTATTTTATCCCTCACTTCAGCAGGCTCCCTCCACTTTTTGAGATTAGTACAccagtcacagcagatcacattacCCCATACATTGCAGGGCAGGCATTCCAGAGAATGCCATGGGCCCATTCACATTCCACAGTGTTGGGCTACAGATAAGAGGGCCGCTTGCTGAGGTAGCGAAGGATAAGGTAAGTACATCACCTTACTCATTATCATCTAGTTAAAAATGAGCAGTTTACCTTTGCAGTGGGGAAGGGGCCCTGTTCACATTAGTATGCAAGCGGCATAACATTGTTGTGCAGTCATCTGCAGCATGTCTGCACTTTTTCGCACAGCACCCCAGTTCTCTATCTCTGCCTGAATTTCAgtgtatagaaataaataaaatatcactttGTGACATTTCTATAAAgtcaataagaaaaagaaaaaaagaaaacagtgcactgcaatcccccccccccccttccaaaggCCAACACAACACTACCCATCATTTTCCTGTATGGGTAGTGTGAATGAGCCTACTGTATCTTTTTTCATGAGAAGTATGCAATATGGCTGCTCCCTAATCAcattgctcttcagatttttttttttatgataaccATGTCATTTTATACAGCTACGCCTGGTCACCATTTATCACCATTATGCTTTTAGTGCTCTAAGGCTTCCAAACCACAGTTTAGAAGAATGCCATTCAAATTCAGAAATGTGTATGATTAATTCTTCATTATCTCTACAAAATATTATTTAGTCTTTTTAATACAGGCAATTATATGGCCAAAAAGTCTTGTTCATTGTTACAACTCTTCTTTACAGGTTATGTCCATCAGCCTCTCTATGGTTGTGAAGTTCCGTCTCCTCTTCAAATAAATCCCCCTCTGGAACAGGAAGGTCTATTTGAATTGCTCCCCTGAGGTTAGCCCAAAAAAGGCCTTGTTTGGCTCTCTCCTTTGGCCACTCCATGTAAGTCCTTTCCTTCATTAGTGCTTTTAATCTGCTGTATTTGTCAGGAATAAGATATTGGGGTATTGGTTCTAGTAAAATGAGTATTAGGTTCTCTGAAGTCTTGCCAAATAATGAATGCTGTGCAAAGTATAATTCATAATGACACCATTCGCTTTGAAGAAAATTTGGAGAAAGGACAAAGATAGACTTGAAGCTTTTTTCTATGCAGCAGATGATATTTTCAACGATCGATTTGCCTGGGATGAAGTCTCTTTCATGGAGACAAATTCTTATTGAGCTATCATCTTTTTCAAGGTTGGGCAGCACAAAGTTTCTTACCCAGTCGCTGTCTTTTTGGCTATATGAGACAAAGGCATGAAAATGTTTGCTGTTCTGGATCTCTGCTACATTAACCTGCCGTACCCTATATTTTCTTCTCAGCCACTGGAAAATCATTCTCAAATACCAAGGTACATCAAAATATTTACACGTAAAAATTATGGAAAATACCACAATCAATACTGAACCTACAGCAATGCCTATTAAAAGGTATACATTACATGATACCTCAGAAAGATGGAAATCATTAAGAATGATTCCTCTAAATTCTTCAGGAATTTCACAATTATAGGATGATGGCCACCCCAACATTTCTCCTTTAAATGCCTGGATAGCGCTAACAAATGCCCGCATTTCACAATTACAAAGAAATTTATTGTTAATAGCACTCACTGTCTTTACATTTCGACAGCTCTGGAAGAAATCACTCGATGGAGAGAATATAATATTGTTATCTATGTTTAGGACCCTCAAATTCTTGCTTATGTGTCTACAATCTGGTATATTGCTTAGCTGGTTTAATGCAAGATTTATTTCTTTTAATGCTCTTAACAATGTAATGTCTTTAGAAATACTTTTTATCTGGTTTCGGGAAAGATCCAGTATTTCAACATTATTTGGCAGACATTTGAAAACTGAATCTGCTAGCTTGTTTCTGGACAGATTTAGGAAAACCAGACTTTCTGACCATTCACAGTGTACATTCTGATCATAATAAAGAGAATTAAAGCTCACATCTAGATGGAGCAGAGAATTCATAGTTGAAGTCATTGAGCTTAAGCTCAGAAGCCTCTCTAGTCGGTTATTGTGTAAGTTAAGATACTGCAAAACTAGAAGAGATCTACATTGTTGAAAAATACCATCGGTAATTCCGTTATTTGCAAAGTTTAGAAACTGGAAAATGCTAGGTAATTTTGGACAAAAGAAGTATGTAAGATCTGCATTAGATAAAGTCAAATTGCTGACAAACATTTCTGAAAAAATGGGCAACGGATGTTCATAAAATTCAAACACTAGAGACATAATATTTTCAATGTGTAAAGATTCTACTGAACCTTTCGAGACATCAATGGGTTCATACTCAAAATCCTCTATGATTGTGTACCCATAAATGAAGAGATGTTTAACTGAGGACTTCCAGAAACCTTCCAGAAACCTACTCATGGCACTCCATGGCATTGTAAAATTGCTAAGAATTAGAGTTGATACGTTTGAGTTTTTGGTAATAAAAGAAATCTGCCCCACAGGGCACTGTATACATCTAATCTGAGAGATTTCCAGAGTTATTGTGGAATTAAAGGCATCACTCAGTAAAAAAATGGAGCTGGGGATAATTTGAGGTAAAATGATGTGTATCTTCTCAGTCTTCAGTAGCCTTAGACTACCAGGATAATATTCTTTCAATTCTTCAAGTGCCAGAAACACACTTTTAAATTCATGGAGTGCAATATTTGCAAAATCATTTATTTTAATCCTTTTACTACTCAATCCAAAGTGTTCCAACTTTGTCAAGTATCCAAATTCCTTGCAAAGATCCATTGTTTCAAAATTATTGTAGGGCATATTTAAATGTTTTATGTCTTTAATAAATTGTAATGAGCTACAGTTTATAATGTGTAGTCTGTTGTGTGAGATGTCTAGATGTTCTAGAATGGTATTAAACTTGAACACTGAAAAGTCTATCTCTTCTAGAAGGTTATGAGAGAGATCCACTGTCTGTAAATTGGTGTGTAATTTGAAATCACTTTCTTGAAGGTTGCGAATATTGCACTGACGTAAATCTAGCTGCGTGACCAAAGATGGATTGATGTGTGGTTGGGATCCAGTACATACGTTACCAAAGTTGCTGGGCAGGAATGTCAGAAGCAAAGACAGGCAGAACACTTTTGATATTATTGCGCTCTTTTTCATTATGTTGGTTGTTCCTCGTTCTAGAATCTGTGAACCTGTGAAGAATTAATCCATCAGTATGTGTGGAAAACAGTGATACTTATGTAATTAGAGTTGAAATATTGCTCTATAAGGGCAACAGTGATAGTCTTGATTCTTTTGGACACTGCATTGCCAGAAGTGCCCTGAGCTGATTTGTATCTATGccctctctaagacccctttcacactggggcgctttgcaggcgctacatcgctaaaaatagcgcctgcaatgcgcccagaaagagccgctgctgtgtctccaatgtgaaagccccgagggatttcacactggagctgtgcgctgggaggatggtaaaaaaaagtcctgctagcagcatctttggagcagtgaaggagcggtgtatacactgctccttcaccgctcccgcacattgaaatcaatggggcagcgcggctataccgccggcataggcCGCtggcagggggtaaaaccgccccgctaacgACCGAATACCACCGCTGAAACGAtgataaagcggcactaaaaatagcacagTTTTACCGCTGGCGCccgcaccgccctagtgtgaaagggctctaagatgtCATTCTATGGAAGCTGAATTTTCCAGGTATTTGCGAATTCTACATTACTGAAAATCTAGGTTGTATGACATGATATAGGGAATTTTGATGATGACTTTTAAGTGATATTAGATAACATAATTTAATTAAACTTTAAAGTATCCATAAATAACTGACATTTAGGTTGACTACAGtggtaattttgacatcaaatattgatttaattctagtcatagtcttttgactaaaaaagccatattttagttttagtcatattttagtcatctgaattgttttagtttcagtcatattttagtttactaaaatctcctacattttagtcaattaaattaattttagtcaactaaaatctaaaggATTTAGTTAAATTGCAATGCACTATTTAagtatttctctagaatttccaaacttactatatactcctggaataaaaatctaataaaaccttattatttatggtattaaagtgaTGGTAAATGGTCAAAACATTTGTAAATgatggcaaaacatttgtgtatagatatataaaaaaaaataaaaaataccttctTATCTCTTTTTTATAAAGAGCTGGGGGGGAGAGGCAGCAGCACATTGAGCTTCACAGTAAATGggggagggactggcaggaacaccagggatttcacacaaaggaagcaatacaaagagaacaggagactttttcatacaagtacatggtacagcagggcaCATATCAGGAATCTGAAATGTTGGGGCAACAAACGCTTTTAAGGAGAAGTCCAACCTAAACtcttttggctgggcttctcctatgggtgacaggagtgcaattcgttttgcactcctgtaacccgtttttagcagagagaggtctgaagtccgctctctgctgacgtcacagaattcagtccaggcactgtgtcatcccgacaatgggagtccagatccaccaggtgcctggactgacacccgtctcagcctctcagcgagccgctgagagcctgagatggccgcttcctacccctccacagctcagcgcttcagtgagcgtggaggagcagaggggagagctgctgattgacagtcgccatttctctgcttggggagctgtaagaaccgagccatcggtgatgttcgatcgcccggttctcagtgcagaggcgctgggggacagatgcagcatctgaccgatgctgcatccacctaggtaagtatgatagaTGAAAAACCCCtaaacccatacttcttttttaaggtttgaacatgcactaaagATACAGATTGAACCTATGTGATATATAACCAGTgttattttgacatcaaatttcgattttgttttagtcatagacttttgactaaaatggcattttagttttagtcgtattttagtcattagaattgttttcattttagtcgtattttagtcaactaaaatagtgttaattttgcACACCAAAAAAACCACAGTAGATTTTTGCATGCATCTACTGTAAATTAATTAATCTGCTCTCCAGGCAGATGTGAAGAATCCCAGTTAATGCAGATATGACTTTGTTATAACTAGTATAGGTACCTGAATGTGTCTTGGCATTGACCTCTTGGAATCCCTTGTTTAGCAGCAATTAGAATGGATACAGAAGGGTTGGCAATCTGAGCCAACTAAAGTTTGCTTTATGCACATGTGGTTACAATTAAAGTGACAAAGGGAGTGGTGAATTttggttttgtactgccctaggcaagactaaaatcaggcgcccccatctaaatttgccccaccccatcctgtttaagatccaccccttcatctgtaaactccactccttcctctttaggctccacctcttcctattagaCCACAACCTCTTTCTCTGTACATTAAAAGCATGGACCccttagatctaaggatgtgacccccccaaatgtgaatgactacaagtcccagcacgaaAATTTatatctaaggatgtgactccctccaaatagaaggactacaagtcccaacatatACCCCTGATCTAAGATTGTGACCCCTTAGATCTCATGGGTTCATGCTGGGATccgtagtccttcactagttgggggggcaggggggtgtcacatcctcagctctgaggggttaaTGCTGAGACCTGtaatccttcacttttggggggtcacatcccccaaaagtgaaggactacaagtcccagcatgaacctctcCTCTTTATATGGATCTCTGCAGTGCCCCAGCTCCCTCATGACACACACGTTTCCAATCCAGCCCTGGTGCCCGGCATCACCTCAGGGTTTTGAGAGTTGTTCTCAACTGAGTCCTGGCAgtcctcttccctcccctctgaGCATGCTAAGCCACCAGAGAAAATGGAGGAGGTGGGTAGAGCTAAAGCACTAAGTGCGGAG
This window of the Aquarana catesbeiana isolate 2022-GZ linkage group LG01, ASM4218655v1, whole genome shotgun sequence genome carries:
- the LOC141116464 gene encoding toll-like receptor 1; amino-acid sequence: MKKSAIISKVFCLSLLLTFLPSNFGNVCTGSQPHINPSLVTQLDLRQCNIRNLQESDFKLHTNLQTVDLSHNLLEEIDFSVFKFNTILEHLDISHNRLHIINCSSLQFIKDIKHLNMPYNNFETMDLCKEFGYLTKLEHFGLSSKRIKINDFANIALHEFKSVFLALEELKEYYPGSLRLLKTEKIHIILPQIIPSSIFLLSDAFNSTITLEISQIRCIQCPVGQISFITKNSNVSTLILSNFTMPWSAMSRFLEGFWKSSVKHLFIYGYTIIEDFEYEPIDVSKGSVESLHIENIMSLVFEFYEHPLPIFSEMFVSNLTLSNADLTYFFCPKLPSIFQFLNFANNGITDGIFQQCRSLLVLQYLNLHNNRLERLLSLSSMTSTMNSLLHLDVSFNSLYYDQNVHCEWSESLVFLNLSRNKLADSVFKCLPNNVEILDLSRNQIKSISKDITLLRALKEINLALNQLSNIPDCRHISKNLRVLNIDNNIIFSPSSDFFQSCRNVKTVSAINNKFLCNCEMRAFVSAIQAFKGEMLGWPSSYNCEIPEEFRGIILNDFHLSEVSCNVYLLIGIAVGSVLIVVFSIIFTCKYFDVPWYLRMIFQWLRRKYRVRQVNVAEIQNSKHFHAFVSYSQKDSDWVRNFVLPNLEKDDSSIRICLHERDFIPGKSIVENIICCIEKSFKSIFVLSPNFLQSEWCHYELYFAQHSLFGKTSENLILILLEPIPQYLIPDKYSRLKALMKERTYMEWPKERAKQGLFWANLRGAIQIDLPVPEGDLFEEETELHNHREADGHNL